One Ignavibacteria bacterium genomic window carries:
- a CDS encoding sigma-54 dependent transcriptional regulator, which translates to MILLVDDEVNIRILLEKILKLEGFEVVSVENATDGLKKLKNKYYPLVIADVKLPDVNGIKLTKQIKEEYPDTEVIVISAFGSIEDGVEAMKNGAFDYITKGDNEDKIIATVKKALEKHELRTEIKNLRSKIEAKASFNNIIGKSKEISEAIELAKKVAPTDTTVLILGETGTGKELFAEAIHYASKRKDKSFVTINCSAIPKDLQESELFGYKKGAFTGALQDKKGYFEETNGGTIFLDEIGDMSYETQAKLLRVIENGTYNRVGDSQQRHIDVRIIAATNKDLLHESERNNFRNDLYYRISPFVIYLPPLRERIDDLELLIKYFLTYYSMKLSKEVSHIEPSAKDVLLKYQWKGNIRELKNVIERAVILTSDNTIKKESLPNEVLEYKLNPSDITELTDKNLTLEELEKIHIKKVLEDSSHNKTIAVKRLGIGTATLYRKLKEYGLE; encoded by the coding sequence ATGATTTTATTAGTAGATGACGAAGTTAATATAAGAATTCTTCTTGAGAAGATTTTAAAGCTTGAGGGATTTGAAGTTGTTTCAGTTGAAAACGCGACTGACGGATTAAAAAAATTAAAGAATAAATATTACCCACTCGTTATTGCCGATGTAAAACTTCCCGATGTAAACGGCATCAAGCTAACAAAACAAATCAAAGAAGAATATCCCGATACCGAAGTGATTGTGATTTCCGCTTTCGGTTCAATTGAAGATGGGGTTGAAGCAATGAAGAATGGCGCATTTGATTATATAACTAAGGGAGATAACGAGGATAAAATAATTGCAACAGTCAAGAAAGCACTTGAGAAACATGAATTAAGAACTGAAATAAAAAATCTTCGTAGTAAAATAGAAGCGAAAGCTTCTTTCAATAATATTATAGGTAAGTCAAAAGAAATTTCGGAGGCAATTGAGCTTGCAAAAAAAGTTGCTCCCACTGATACGACTGTTTTAATTTTAGGTGAAACCGGAACAGGAAAAGAATTATTTGCTGAGGCAATACATTATGCAAGTAAACGTAAAGATAAATCTTTTGTAACGATTAATTGTAGCGCAATTCCAAAAGATTTACAGGAATCTGAATTGTTTGGTTATAAGAAAGGTGCGTTCACCGGAGCACTACAGGATAAGAAAGGATATTTTGAAGAAACAAACGGAGGAACGATTTTTCTTGATGAGATTGGAGACATGAGTTATGAAACGCAGGCAAAGTTATTGCGTGTAATTGAAAACGGAACATATAACCGTGTCGGAGACTCGCAGCAGAGGCATATTGATGTCAGGATAATTGCAGCGACAAATAAAGATTTGCTCCATGAATCCGAAAGAAATAATTTCAGAAATGATTTATACTATAGAATTTCACCTTTTGTCATTTATCTGCCGCCTTTGCGGGAAAGAATTGACGACCTTGAATTACTAATAAAATATTTTCTTACTTATTATTCAATGAAGCTTTCAAAAGAAGTTTCACATATTGAACCTTCTGCAAAAGATGTTTTACTGAAATATCAATGGAAAGGAAATATACGAGAACTTAAAAATGTAATTGAACGTGCCGTTATATTAACTTCTGATAATACAATAAAAAAAGAAAGCTTGCCAAATGAAGTTTTAGAATACAAATTAAATCCATCCGATATTACTGAATTAACCGATAAAAACCTCACTCTCGAAGAACTTGAAAAAATTCATATTAAAAAAGTTCTTGAAGATTCCTCACACAATAAAACTATTGCCGTTAAACGTCTTGGCATTGGTACAGCAACTCTCTACCGAAAGCTCAAAGAATACGGTTTAGAATAA
- a CDS encoding SOS response-associated peptidase family protein, with protein MCGRFENLISTEALVKSFRLYRQLQLINAIKDKFPKQYDVRPTNDIMIIKKSGDEYVIDTMRWGFKLKVNPAMMNSKVEEIIKGRAADYWQKLLDENPCLIVMNRFFEWKEEKQPAFTPTGRKTTKKVKQPYEFKFKDKDIFFCAGYYRRESDGTYSCTLITTSGNSVTRNIHPKDRMPVILDYQTGIDFLNGSIEDKIEFCLPYPDEMTLTQPCEIPTSEQ; from the coding sequence ATGTGTGGAAGATTTGAAAATTTAATCAGCACTGAAGCACTTGTAAAAAGTTTCAGACTATACAGACAATTGCAATTAATTAATGCAATAAAGGATAAATTTCCTAAACAATATGATGTAAGACCTACAAATGATATAATGATTATCAAAAAATCGGGAGATGAATATGTAATTGATACAATGAGATGGGGCTTTAAATTAAAAGTAAATCCTGCAATGATGAATAGTAAAGTTGAGGAAATTATAAAGGGCAGAGCGGCGGACTATTGGCAAAAGCTATTAGATGAAAACCCTTGTTTAATTGTTATGAATAGATTTTTTGAGTGGAAAGAAGAAAAACAACCTGCGTTTACACCTACGGGAAGAAAGACTACAAAAAAAGTAAAACAACCATACGAGTTTAAATTTAAAGACAAAGATATTTTCTTTTGCGCAGGTTATTATAGGCGTGAATCAGATGGGACATATTCCTGCACGTTAATAACAACTTCCGGCAATTCAGTAACAAGAAACATTCATCCAAAAGACCGTATGCCTGTGATATTGGATTATCAAACCGGAATAGATTTTTTAAACGGAAGTATTGAGGATAAAATTGAGTTTTGTTTGCCATATCCGGATGAAATGACATTAACACAACCCTGCGAAATACCAACTTCAGAGCAATGA
- a CDS encoding DNA polymerase IV, protein MQDLSSSYFVPRENDLVHQTYKRVRMMPLYSFPCLKYFNLALKEHKDRFFIHFDLDCFYCQVETRDNPKYKGKPVGVISVSDSTYKGIVMTTNYEARALGIDIAMSVLEARMKCPELILINCYGQKYEAILNKIKKMIYNFVPPECLEQYSIDECFVDLSPVCKTWKQALDLAITIKQEIWNMENLTTSIGLSYNKTYSKIATKLQKPNGLTLITHENKEKILYDLPAEKIWGIGNRIKKRLNGYKINTIGDLANASEYTLRKEFGINGICYYRMARGEDTTEIFHALEMRGHEKSLMTQHSRDNATAYEPEIIAEIRRSIEYLCRKLRSKKLTAKGLLIVLRYDNLMYDVEMSNLSLYTNDERLLLKYALVLYHRIIKNPTCAVRQVGACVYDLQTDNETYNYDMFEHYKNLPFLAIDKIKERYGENAIRIGLNKYEEKPNNV, encoded by the coding sequence ATGCAAGATTTAAGCTCATCATATTTTGTCCCACGTGAAAATGATTTAGTTCATCAAACCTATAAGCGTGTCCGTATGATGCCCTTGTATTCATTCCCTTGTCTTAAATACTTTAACTTGGCTTTAAAAGAACATAAAGACCGATTTTTCATTCATTTTGATTTAGACTGCTTTTATTGTCAGGTTGAAACAAGGGACAATCCTAAATACAAAGGAAAGCCCGTAGGTGTTATTAGCGTTTCTGATAGCACTTATAAGGGCATAGTAATGACTACAAATTATGAAGCGAGAGCATTGGGCATAGATATAGCTATGAGTGTATTAGAAGCCCGTATGAAATGCCCTGAACTTATTTTAATAAATTGCTACGGTCAAAAGTATGAAGCAATCCTGAATAAGATTAAGAAAATGATTTATAATTTCGTTCCTCCGGAATGCCTTGAGCAATACAGCATAGATGAGTGTTTCGTGGATTTAAGCCCTGTTTGTAAGACTTGGAAACAAGCATTAGATTTAGCAATAACGATTAAGCAGGAAATATGGAATATGGAAAATCTCACTACTTCAATTGGATTAAGTTATAATAAAACATATTCAAAGATTGCTACCAAACTGCAAAAACCAAACGGATTAACTTTAATAACACACGAGAATAAAGAAAAAATTTTGTATGATTTACCTGCTGAAAAAATTTGGGGCATTGGAAATAGAATTAAGAAACGATTGAATGGTTATAAGATAAATACTATCGGAGATTTAGCGAATGCGAGTGAATATACATTAAGAAAAGAATTTGGCATTAATGGTATTTGTTATTACCGGATGGCACGTGGAGAAGATACAACTGAAATTTTTCACGCTTTGGAAATGAGAGGACACGAAAAAAGTCTAATGACCCAGCACAGTCGAGACAACGCAACTGCGTATGAACCTGAAATCATTGCAGAAATCCGCAGAAGCATTGAATATTTATGCAGAAAATTAAGGTCAAAGAAATTAACTGCGAAAGGTTTATTAATTGTTTTACGATATGACAATCTTATGTATGATGTTGAAATGTCGAATTTATCATTATACACAAATGATGAAAGATTATTATTAAAATATGCTTTAGTTCTTTATCATAGAATTATCAAAAATCCTACCTGCGCAGTCCGGCAAGTCGGAGCTTGTGTGTATGATTTGCAAACCGATAATGAAACATATAATTACGATATGTTTGAGCATTATAAAAATCTTCCATTTTTAGCTATAGATAAAATTAAAGAGCGTTACGGTGAAAATGCAATCCGTATAGGATTGAATAAATACGAGGAGAAACCAAACAATGTATAA
- a CDS encoding S8 family peptidase → MAQYEHLKFLPLLPENQRKKRIIKKGFSPYPFPQDRDKQEFLIENIESSNSIIHSYEDLKSKYKDKINPNLIFKLIINHKIDYNLFKQELNKMGINVLNITDNEKGYWIVFSDDESLYQFNSRLEKYSEGSYSFFNVIDSLEDINAEDKIGEFLKNKPIEKNESAYLNIELWRMEDEKIDRFLTQIQETFKEKEFKLLDSLITNSFVLIRVKLSLEVFKEILNFKEVAKIDRPFIKEFNPIQNKTIDINDIEVKVPEEDACGILIIDSGIISNHPLLQNAIKHEENFQDGEIETHDTVGHGTAVSGNCLYGDIDKCIDDKVFSASNYLFSAKIMYAEKMGNVIMNVSYSQDKLFENQFLDIVNSFLIKDEYKIKVVNISIGNTYEVWNGNLKKQFPLASLIDEISLRFPNVIFVVSAGNSDPLTYFDSLSDIIDNYPDYLYDNSDFKIINPATSSLSLTVGSLAPTPKILNRNDGDIWHPIANEKEPSPFTRTGEGINKAIKPELVEFGGNIICNEIAGNITVNIGSKLTVLSNEISSELFRFDSGTSFSAPKISNTIGKVGNHFLNSSSNFIKNIILQSANDKFDLNFKGSETEIKKKKLFTIGYGLPNYEDAVFSTNNKVVLYDENEIGLDKVLCYSLNLPEIFNNTNGNKRISIVLTFNPITRATRGDSYFGNVMEFRLFNGIESDIVLKNNSVIENIDDETEEIISSTSALKLEPTSNVRSCTCHQKGTKTFPRKKILNPLTLILFNKNKWITDENYKQKFCISLMIEHEAEIDLYSEIRNEVQVRTRIR, encoded by the coding sequence ATGGCACAATATGAGCATTTAAAGTTTCTACCACTTCTGCCGGAAAACCAACGTAAAAAAAGAATTATAAAAAAAGGATTTTCGCCTTATCCCTTTCCACAAGATAGGGATAAACAAGAATTTTTGATTGAAAATATTGAAAGTTCAAATTCAATTATACATTCCTATGAGGATTTAAAATCTAAATATAAAGATAAAATAAACCCAAATCTAATATTTAAATTAATAATTAATCATAAAATTGATTACAATCTTTTCAAACAAGAATTAAATAAAATGGGAATTAATGTTTTAAATATTACCGATAACGAAAAAGGTTATTGGATAGTATTTAGTGATGATGAAAGTCTTTATCAGTTTAATTCAAGATTGGAAAAATATTCAGAAGGTTCTTATTCATTCTTCAATGTAATAGATTCATTAGAAGATATTAACGCTGAAGATAAAATCGGTGAATTTTTAAAAAATAAACCAATTGAAAAAAATGAAAGTGCATATTTGAATATTGAATTATGGAGAATGGAAGATGAAAAAATTGACAGATTTTTAACTCAAATTCAAGAAACATTTAAAGAGAAAGAATTTAAACTATTAGATTCATTAATTACAAACTCCTTTGTCTTAATAAGAGTAAAATTAAGTTTGGAAGTTTTTAAGGAGATATTAAATTTTAAAGAAGTTGCAAAAATTGATAGACCATTTATTAAAGAATTTAATCCAATACAAAATAAAACTATTGATATAAATGATATTGAAGTAAAAGTACCTGAAGAGGACGCATGTGGTATTCTTATTATTGATTCTGGAATAATTTCTAATCATCCATTACTTCAAAATGCAATTAAGCATGAAGAAAATTTTCAAGATGGTGAAATAGAGACACATGATACAGTAGGACATGGTACGGCTGTGAGTGGTAATTGTCTCTATGGTGATATCGATAAATGCATTGATGATAAAGTTTTTTCAGCAAGTAATTATTTATTTTCTGCAAAGATAATGTACGCAGAGAAAATGGGAAATGTAATCATGAATGTGTCTTATAGTCAAGATAAATTGTTTGAAAATCAATTTTTAGATATTGTTAATTCTTTTTTAATAAAAGATGAATATAAAATTAAAGTTGTTAATATTTCAATAGGGAATACTTATGAAGTTTGGAATGGAAATTTAAAGAAACAATTTCCATTAGCATCATTAATTGATGAAATCTCATTAAGATTCCCTAATGTTATTTTTGTTGTTTCAGCAGGAAACTCAGACCCATTAACGTATTTTGATTCTTTAAGTGATATTATTGATAATTATCCAGATTATTTATACGACAATTCTGATTTCAAAATCATTAATCCAGCGACATCATCTCTTTCATTAACTGTAGGTTCTTTAGCTCCAACACCAAAAATATTGAATAGAAATGATGGAGATATTTGGCATCCAATTGCGAATGAAAAAGAACCATCACCTTTTACCAGAACAGGCGAAGGAATTAATAAAGCTATTAAGCCTGAATTGGTAGAGTTTGGAGGAAATATAATTTGTAATGAAATAGCAGGTAACATCACTGTTAATATTGGTTCTAAATTAACAGTATTGTCAAATGAAATTAGTTCAGAATTATTTAGATTCGATTCTGGTACAAGTTTTTCTGCGCCTAAAATATCAAATACTATTGGTAAAGTAGGAAATCATTTTTTAAATTCTTCATCTAATTTTATTAAAAATATTATATTACAATCTGCAAATGATAAATTTGACTTAAATTTTAAAGGTTCGGAAACAGAAATTAAAAAGAAAAAATTATTTACTATTGGATATGGACTTCCAAATTATGAGGATGCTGTTTTTTCTACAAATAATAAAGTTGTACTTTATGATGAAAATGAAATCGGATTGGATAAGGTTCTATGTTATAGTTTAAATTTACCTGAAATATTTAATAATACTAATGGGAATAAAAGAATTTCTATTGTTTTAACCTTTAATCCAATAACACGGGCAACGAGAGGAGATTCTTATTTTGGTAATGTAATGGAATTTAGATTATTTAATGGTATAGAATCAGATATAGTTTTAAAAAATAATTCAGTAATTGAAAATATTGATGATGAAACCGAAGAGATAATTTCAAGTACTTCGGCTTTGAAATTAGAACCTACGTCAAATGTTAGAAGTTGTACTTGTCATCAAAAAGGTACAAAAACATTTCCAAGAAAAAAAATACTAAATCCTTTAACGCTAATACTGTTTAATAAAAATAAATGGATTACAGATGAAAATTACAAACAAAAATTTTGTATTTCTTTAATGATAGAACATGAAGCTGAAATTGATTTATATTCTGAAATAAGAAATGAAGTTCAAGTGAGAACAAGAATAAGATAA
- a CDS encoding ATP-binding protein: MTTSDIIKKLIIAFKNKNEDDFYKLTSEYIELEEKKNHRVLASEIKEIISKGNFNNNGKGTHYKSIIPIPRDSEKGFPLLEIKKYDNFWEQLIIKDDTLESLKNIENEFNQREILYTYNLKYKNKILFCGQPGTGKTFTAQILSTELHLPLIYVRFDSIVSSYLGETATNLRKVFDYISNDIFIVLFDEFDIIGKNRDDHYEHGEIKRVVNNFLQMIDNFSGESIIIASTNHQHILDPALWRRFDDVIYFDLPDKELRLKQIELFLKPIKKEKINFDFYVNKTEGLSPSDIKLMCIEAMKYSILNNSKELTNQDLKHSLKKIMNRKKIKLGNFKK, encoded by the coding sequence ATGACAACCTCAGATATAATAAAGAAATTAATAATTGCTTTTAAGAACAAAAATGAAGATGATTTTTATAAATTAACTTCAGAATATATAGAGCTTGAGGAAAAAAAGAACCATAGAGTATTAGCAAGTGAAATTAAAGAAATTATTTCAAAAGGAAATTTTAATAATAATGGTAAAGGTACTCATTATAAATCAATAATACCAATTCCAAGAGATTCTGAAAAAGGTTTTCCATTATTAGAAATTAAGAAATATGATAATTTTTGGGAACAATTGATAATTAAAGATGATACATTGGAATCTTTAAAAAATATTGAAAATGAATTTAATCAAAGAGAAATTTTATATACTTATAACTTAAAATATAAAAATAAAATACTTTTTTGTGGACAACCCGGCACAGGTAAAACATTTACTGCTCAAATATTATCTACAGAATTACACTTACCATTGATATATGTTAGATTTGATTCAATTGTTTCCTCATATTTAGGTGAAACTGCTACGAATTTGAGAAAGGTTTTTGATTATATATCAAACGATATATTTATTGTATTATTTGATGAATTTGACATTATAGGGAAAAACAGAGATGACCATTATGAACATGGTGAAATAAAAAGAGTTGTAAATAATTTTTTGCAAATGATTGATAATTTTAGTGGAGAAAGCATAATCATAGCTTCAACCAACCATCAACATATATTAGACCCTGCATTATGGAGAAGATTTGATGATGTAATTTATTTTGATTTACCGGATAAAGAGTTAAGATTAAAACAAATTGAGTTATTTTTAAAGCCTATAAAAAAAGAAAAAATTAATTTTGATTTCTATGTTAATAAAACAGAAGGACTTTCTCCTTCTGATATAAAGCTTATGTGTATAGAAGCTATGAAGTATTCAATTTTAAACAATAGTAAAGAACTAACAAATCAAGACTTAAAACATTCATTGAAAAAAATAATGAATAGAAAAAAAATTAAGTTAGGAAATTTTAAAAAGTAA
- a CDS encoding phage/plasmid replication protein, with protein sequence MYDTIKMYKLSLESINERYLTELRDEYNYSTGELVRKGKLDNLFINKHKWGVQIKGSICKYYYGNNLQTLTKNDTKFAFEKLNDHLHFNTGNSKITRLDFAENFIMEKPIVNYLNLFSELQRFQMMRFSNNVYYNTSDKKIAVYDKIKEVKGKKGDIPSKIFLPSDNVLRYEIRLLRRIKKVFGKEIFQKDLTNEVVFNNLLNLWKDLYFKISKKPIIKIDDMTFSNTKQFFNYLIYLTCEEKGEENILKLINTNKENFTNKVAYSRCKSAVRQKLKNKNFCKDNELINELNEKVLETVLKYK encoded by the coding sequence ATGTATGATACTATAAAGATGTATAAATTATCCTTAGAATCAATTAATGAAAGATATTTGACTGAATTAAGAGACGAATATAATTATTCAACTGGAGAACTGGTCAGAAAAGGGAAATTGGATAATTTATTTATAAATAAGCATAAATGGGGAGTTCAAATAAAGGGGAGCATTTGTAAATATTATTATGGGAATAACCTTCAAACACTTACAAAAAATGACACCAAATTTGCTTTTGAAAAATTAAACGACCATTTACATTTTAACACAGGTAATTCAAAAATTACACGTTTAGACTTTGCAGAGAATTTTATTATGGAAAAACCAATAGTTAATTACCTCAATTTGTTCAGTGAGTTACAAAGATTTCAAATGATGCGATTTTCAAATAATGTTTATTATAATACATCAGATAAAAAAATAGCAGTGTATGATAAAATTAAAGAAGTAAAAGGAAAAAAAGGAGATATTCCATCGAAAATTTTTCTTCCTTCTGATAATGTTTTGAGATACGAAATAAGATTATTGAGAAGAATAAAAAAAGTTTTTGGAAAAGAAATTTTTCAAAAAGATTTAACGAATGAAGTGGTTTTTAATAATTTATTAAATTTATGGAAAGACTTGTATTTCAAAATCTCTAAAAAACCAATAATTAAAATTGATGACATGACTTTCTCAAATACAAAACAGTTTTTTAATTATCTCATTTATTTAACCTGCGAAGAAAAAGGAGAAGAAAATATATTGAAATTGATAAACACAAATAAAGAAAATTTTACCAATAAGGTTGCATATTCTCGATGTAAAAGCGCAGTCCGGCAAAAGTTAAAAAATAAAAATTTTTGCAAGGATAATGAGTTAATTAATGAGCTTAATGAAAAAGTTTTAGAAACTGTATTAAAATATAAATAA
- a CDS encoding excisionase family DNA-binding protein encodes MTTQNISDKIINIEKLLSEQASKPFNLIEASQYLSISKSYLYKLTCANKIPFYKPNGKKIYFDKTDLDKWIFRNKNKSIEELNKEVTKILEK; translated from the coding sequence ATGACAACTCAAAACATTTCGGACAAAATTATCAATATTGAGAAATTGCTCTCGGAACAAGCATCGAAGCCTTTTAATTTAATTGAGGCATCTCAATATTTATCAATTAGTAAATCATATCTATATAAATTAACCTGCGCAAATAAAATACCATTTTATAAACCAAATGGTAAAAAAATTTATTTCGACAAAACAGACCTTGACAAATGGATATTTAGGAATAAGAACAAATCAATTGAAGAACTTAATAAAGAAGTAACCAAAATACTCGAAAAATAA
- a CDS encoding site-specific integrase, with amino-acid sequence MKIYLRKRPLQNGLISLYLEYYKGYSKSSDGKIKHHRKKENLNLYLHSNPKNSAQRNENKEVEFKASKILTLKQADVINNKFGFDSEIKSKITLMEYFLKLTNERENSKGNYGNWNSTSKHLMNFLTQYYNPDTFLLKNVTPELVNQFKEFLLNIKTKSNTDLSDNSKHSYFNKFKACVRQGFEEKLIKENPLRTVKGIKAGEPVREYLTLEEVKNLAITECRYDQLKKAFLFSCLTGLRWSDIQKLRWSEIQSENGNFKIIFKQQKTKGLEYLDVPNQAIKILGEFGELNERVFKGLKYSSYINVELTKWCLKAGITKDITFHSARHTFATLQLTLGTDITIVQKLLGHKNLSTTMIYAKVIDVKKREAVNKIPEIQLIA; translated from the coding sequence ATGAAAATTTATCTTAGAAAAAGACCTTTGCAAAATGGTCTAATAAGTCTATACTTAGAGTATTATAAAGGGTATTCAAAATCTTCTGATGGTAAAATCAAACATCATAGGAAAAAAGAGAATCTTAATTTATATTTACATTCAAATCCCAAAAATTCTGCGCAGAGAAATGAAAATAAAGAAGTAGAGTTTAAAGCAAGTAAAATTTTAACTTTAAAACAAGCTGATGTTATAAATAATAAATTTGGCTTCGATAGTGAAATTAAATCTAAAATTACTTTAATGGAATACTTTCTAAAACTAACAAACGAGAGGGAAAATTCCAAAGGTAATTATGGAAATTGGAATAGCACTTCAAAACATTTAATGAATTTTTTAACTCAATACTATAATCCGGATACATTTCTATTAAAAAATGTAACACCGGAATTAGTTAATCAATTTAAGGAATTTTTATTAAACATAAAGACAAAATCTAATACAGATTTAAGTGATAACTCAAAACATTCTTATTTTAATAAGTTTAAAGCATGTGTGAGACAAGGATTTGAAGAAAAATTAATAAAAGAAAATCCGTTAAGAACTGTAAAAGGAATAAAAGCAGGAGAACCTGTAAGAGAATATTTAACATTAGAAGAAGTGAAGAATCTTGCTATTACTGAATGTAGATATGACCAATTAAAAAAGGCATTTCTTTTTAGCTGTTTAACTGGACTTCGGTGGTCTGATATTCAAAAATTAAGATGGTCAGAAATTCAATCTGAGAATGGTAATTTTAAAATAATATTTAAACAACAGAAAACAAAAGGGTTAGAGTATTTAGATGTTCCAAATCAAGCAATAAAAATATTAGGAGAATTTGGCGAGTTAAATGAGAGAGTATTTAAAGGATTAAAATACAGCTCATATATTAATGTCGAATTGACAAAATGGTGTTTAAAAGCCGGTATTACAAAAGACATTACCTTTCACTCAGCAAGACATACATTTGCGACATTACAATTAACTTTAGGAACTGATATTACAATTGTTCAAAAATTGTTAGGTCATAAAAATCTTTCAACTACAATGATATATGCCAAAGTTATAGATGTGAAAAAAAGAGAAGCAGTAAATAAAATTCCCGAAATCCAATTAATTGCATGA
- the mnmE gene encoding tRNA uridine-5-carboxymethylaminomethyl(34) synthesis GTPase MnmE, which produces MKSSVYDTICAISTPAGEGGIAVIRVSGYKAFETVEKIFFKDSQREIPVNISEFNSHSIHYGFIFNEEEQLDEVLISIFKNPNSFTGEDIIEISCHGGYFIANKIISLLNKLGIRPAEPGEFSKRAFLNGRIDLSQTEAIADLIRSKTDLAHHSSLKQLEGSLSEYVQKVRQDILNITSLVELELDFAEEDVEFVSKKEVKEKIGNVISELKNIADSYITGKVIKEGVNLVIAGKPNSGKSSLFNHLLKTNRAIVSEIAGTTRDYLEENLIINGILFKLVDTAGLRISGDVIETEGIKRSFEKIKDADLVLFLIDSSSGENEIEDTLKFYNANLKSDKSILVFTKSDIIPKSFLRKREFQYISVFDNISIDILKNEMIDKLHLNNLSVSSNNLIITNLRHKLCLENTIMSLGNAINSIDSNMSGEYISLDLRNALHHLGEITGEFTNDEVLQNIFQHFCIGK; this is translated from the coding sequence TTGAAATCTTCTGTCTATGATACTATCTGTGCAATTTCGACTCCGGCAGGTGAAGGAGGAATTGCGGTTATCCGTGTTTCGGGCTATAAAGCATTCGAGACTGTTGAGAAAATATTTTTTAAAGATTCACAAAGAGAAATTCCCGTTAATATTTCTGAATTTAATTCGCATTCAATTCATTACGGATTTATCTTTAATGAAGAAGAGCAGTTGGATGAAGTTTTAATTTCAATTTTCAAAAATCCAAATTCTTTTACCGGCGAGGATATTATAGAGATTTCCTGCCACGGAGGGTATTTCATTGCAAACAAAATTATATCATTGCTGAATAAATTGGGAATCAGACCTGCCGAACCCGGAGAGTTTTCAAAACGTGCTTTCTTAAACGGCAGAATTGATTTATCTCAGACAGAAGCCATTGCAGATTTAATCCGTTCTAAAACAGATTTAGCGCATCATTCTTCACTTAAACAGCTTGAAGGTTCTTTGTCGGAATATGTTCAAAAAGTCAGGCAGGATATTTTGAATATTACTTCTCTTGTCGAACTTGAGCTTGATTTTGCCGAGGAAGACGTTGAATTTGTTTCTAAAAAAGAAGTAAAAGAAAAAATCGGAAATGTAATTTCCGAACTCAAAAACATTGCTGATTCTTATATAACAGGCAAAGTAATTAAAGAAGGCGTTAACCTTGTAATTGCAGGCAAGCCGAACAGCGGTAAATCATCTTTGTTCAATCATCTGCTTAAAACAAACCGTGCAATAGTCAGCGAAATTGCCGGAACAACGCGTGATTACCTCGAAGAAAATTTAATAATTAACGGAATCTTGTTTAAGCTTGTCGATACGGCAGGTTTGCGTATTTCAGGTGATGTAATAGAAACAGAGGGAATAAAGCGAAGCTTTGAAAAAATCAAAGATGCAGATTTGGTTTTGTTCTTGATTGACTCTTCATCAGGTGAAAATGAAATCGAAGATACTTTGAAGTTCTATAATGCAAACTTAAAATCAGATAAATCGATTTTAGTCTTTACAAAGAGTGATATTATACCGAAGTCATTCCTGCGAAAGCGGGAATTCCAATATATTTCTGTTTTTGATAATATATCGATTGATATATTGAAGAACGAAATGATTGATAAACTCCATTTAAATAATTTATCGGTAAGTTCAAATAATTTAATCATCACAAACCTCCGTCACAAATTATGCCTTGAAAACACAATTATGTCCCTCGGGAATGCAATTAACTCAATTGATTCAAATATGTCGGGAGAATATATTTCGCTTGACCTTCGCAACGCTCTCCATCATCTCGGAGAAATCACCGGCGAGTTCACAAATGATGAGGTACTTCAAAATATTTTCCAGCACTTCTGCATCGGAAAGTGA